The Theileria parva strain Muguga chromosome 1, complete sequence, whole genome shotgun sequence DNA window TATAAAAGACaaaaaatcaatattttaaaaaatataatcaaCTCAATTCTCAATCAAACGATTCCAgagtatttttcatttttaaatacaCTAGTTTAATACTGTGGATATATGATTAGTTCGAATACaatgtaattattttgaatattaaggatacaaatttttattagtgCAAATATGAAGAAGAAAAGGAATATTAATGAAGATAAAGCAAATTTAGGGTTGAGTATGGATTTGGATGAGCCAATTATTAATCTCAATAATACcttaacaaataattataaacttACAAATACCAATAccattaataataataagatTAATGGAATTAATGGTATAAATCCTGTAAATAATCCTAGTAATGATAAACAAAATGATTTGGATGAGGAAGAATTAGATTATAAATTCATACCAGAATTGGATGTTAAAACGAAATTGAAAGATGTTGGTGGCATAGATAAGATAAAAGGTGAAATTGAAGATTTAGTTATAAACCCTTTAAAGTATCCTCAATTATATAAGCATTTGGGGGTTCAACCTACCAAAGGCGTCTTGTTACATGGCCCACCGGGTTCTGGAAAAACTAAATTAGCGGAAGCTATTGCAGGTATGTATACGGCTACTCCTTATCTAACATCTTTGTTAATCCTATTGTTATCTATTTTGCAATTcttttgtatataattgagtatattcaactattatttttcttaGGAGAGATCGGATGTCCATTTTTTCGAGTTGCAGCTACTGAGATAGTGACAGGGATGTCGGGAGAATCTGAGAACAGACTTCGAAGTCTATTTGAACAGGCCAAAGCCTGTGCTCCAAGCATTATTTTCCTTGATGAGCTCGACTCAATTACTCCAAAAAGGGAAAATACGTTTAGAGAAATGGAAAAACGAATTGTTTCACAATTAGGAATTTGTATGGACTCACTTCAAAATCATTTTGTTATTGGTAAGCCATTTGTTCTtcatttcaatttttatatttcattttgtaattatttttataatataataaagtatataataccCTAACGCGGTTAGTATAATGTGTTATAGTGATTGGAGCTACGAATAGGCAAGAATATGTTGATTCGATGATTAGACGTAATGGTCGTTTTGATAGGGAAATATCAATGGGAATACCAAATCAAGAATCTAGATATGATATACTACAGGTATTACTACCATATCCATTTACTATTTTGAATTATTTTCCcataaaattgattaattatatttatatccAATACCATTATAATGTATTAGGCGTTATCCGTGAATATAAAGATTGCTGATGATGTTGATTTTGAAGAAATTGCTAATTTAACCCCTGGATTTGTTGGTGCTGATCTTCAAGCAGTTCTCAGAGAATCCGCCATCCACTCCATATCAAGATTATTCAAATCCTACTCCATTGCCAATACTGTAACTCTCATACTcattacttagttattcattttttcaaCCACTTAGAgtatttacatatttatatttaggATATGAATGATTTGATGAAGAATTTGTACATAAATAGGGAGGATTTTTTAATTGGGATTAATAAGGTCCAGCCAAGTTCTAAACGTGAAGGTTTTATTACCATCCCGGATGTTACCTGGTCTAAAATTGGGGCTCTTTCATTTCTCAAGTCTGAATTAGAAAAACAAATCGTTTTCCCAAttaaatacaaaaaattatatcaaCGTTTCGGTATTGGCATTTCTGCTGGAATCTTGCTATACGGTCCTCCAGGTACTTTTTTACGAAGTTTGATTCTTGCTATCCTTTCTGGGACTTAGTTTTATTgtttacactaatttagttaatagtattaaattattgtttaggATGTGGTAAGACGTTATTGGCAAAAGCTATCTCCAACGAATGTAACGCCAATTTTATCTCAATTAAAGGTAAATTAACTCACaaattacatattttacccagttatttacatttatatacatCTAACTGTTGCTTtcctaaaatatatttaggGCCTGAaatattgaataaatatgttGGGGAGAGTGAAAAGGCTATTAGATTAATATTTCAAAGAGCTGCCACGAGTTCCCcttgtattatattttttgaCGAAGTCGATTCTCTTTGCTCCATCAGAAATGATTCTAATCAAGTTTATGAACGAATTGTTAATCAGTTATTAACAGAAATGGACGGGATACAGGTACTTCATCACTCTTTTGATACTGACTATTATTTGCGTagttttatcattaataCCTGcttatatacttaatattagcatataattagtttaataattattatagaaTAGAGAATATGTATACATAATTGCCGCTACTAATCGACCTGATATCATCGATCCCGCAATACTAAGGCCAGGTAATTTCCACTTTAACACTTTATATACTTACCACTCACTCATAACTAGTTACCATAGTAGATATAATAGTGGTTAATTGTGATGATTAGGTCGATTGGAGaagttattttatgttCCCTTACCCGATGAAGATGATCGCGTGGatattttacttaaattaACATCTGACGTTCCTGTTGATCCCttggttaattttaaaattatagcGCAACGAACTAACGGGTATCTTTTACTTCAGATTATTAATTCTATTGCCCACATagttttacactattttctCTAAATTAACCGATAATTAGTTGTCttatagttaagtatataataacttTAACTGGATAGTGGATAACACTGTTTTAATAGGTTTAGTGGAGCGGATTTGGCGAGTTTGTGTAGAGAAGCAAGTATAATAGCAATTGACGAGATAAGAATGAGTATGAGTGAGAGTTCAGTATCCGATTATAAACTGAGTGCCCCAGAAAACTCAGTGTTGAAGATGGAACACTTTCAAAAGGCTCTTCTCAAAGTTAAACCCTCGGTCAAACAACAACAAATCGATTTCTACCACAATTTCAGACTTAAATATTCTTAGCCAACTTTCAATACACTTTAAATAATTGCAATAGCAGTTATAGATACtgttttaatataaaaacacTAAACTAAACTATATGTGATAATAATGTACATGTATGGTGCGtagaaaattaattatagtGGATAAAAACGGGTTTCCAGCCATTTGAGTGTAAAAATTGGCGTTTAAACTCTAGTTGTTTTGTGATTTTATTCCCTTTACGAACCAATTCaatgtataatttaccCTCAGGATCAAGTGCAACTATGTAATAAACACCGACCCtaacaataattaaccCTTTAGCAGTTCCTAACTGTGATTCTATCAGCTTTCCATTCTTCTCCAATAAATTACTAGTGATTAGATATTCCTTATCATTGGTGTAGTTTAGTAGTTTTAGATACGATAGGTCGTTACTGAGTTGTCCATACTCATGTGGGTATAGTGTGGTAAAATACATTTCACACAACTTTAAACCCCTAACAAATGCCAATTTCCCCTTTATCATCAATTTATTCACACTTGACGATAGTATGTAATCTAAACTTTTCATACGATCATTGTTATTTTCAACTTGGATTTGAGGGAGTTTAAATAGTTTGTTAGTACACTGTGGGTATAGCAAATTATTCACGAACTTATTCTCTACATTATAGTGGTTTATAGAATTATCAGTATTCAAAGGATTGATTGAAGTATCCTTATAATACTTCAAtaaaaacacatttatagAGTTTATTATGGAATTAAACAGTGGAATGTCGATATAATTGctttgtaataatattgttagcAAGTGTGTATTCAACTTGATGTACTTATACTCGAACCTCATCTTATCTTCACTATTATCCAACTCATCATCCCTACCTTCACTAACAGTGTCAAAGAGATTAGTAGTGCTAGGATGAATATAAGGGGAAATGCGTTTAATTAAATGGGTTAGGTTTGATTTTGAGATTGATTTAACAACTtgaataaatgtgtaaaccGAAGGTTTAGAGGCggatttatcaattttatcacataacaaataaattatcttcTGATTTAGTGGTTTGATTCCCTCCAAACTAGTCTTAACATAAATGTTACTAAGACCAATTAACAAATCAATAAGCTGTTCAATACTGTAATGGCTCAGatgtttatttaataaatgatataaTCCATCAAAATTAACCCTTAACTCCTCACATAATCTCAATTTTGAGTTGGAAAATGATCTAAATAGTGCTAATAATACATCCTTTTCATTTAACCCGTTGTTTAACACATTTCCATTAGATTCAGCTTTTAGAATATGATTACTAATAACTTTTATGAGCTTCTGATTGAATGCTGGGTGAATTAATTTGTGTGAAATGTTAAGACAATTGTTTAGAATTTGATATAAAGTTTCCAATTCCAATTCTTCCAATTGATTCATCAATCCAGTCATACTTTCTTTGATATTCTTCTTCTCTTCTCTAAACACTAaacaatatatttaacaggatattaatagtagtattagatacatagtattttaggtatatagtattactatgtcataggtatataattagtgtaATTGGGGTACTTTGAGCATGTTTTGGAGTAATTGGATAATGATGTAATAATGGTTTAAAAGTATTAAACTGCGTTATAAGGTTTGAAATGGTAGTATTATTCTGTGTAAAACTAgaataatgtgtagattGGTGCAAAACATGACATAAATTCCTCAATTTATACCTCATCTTAAGTTTTAGGCTTTTTTGGCGGCTAAATCACAATGTTGACattatactaatatatatCTATATATATCTATATATAtctataatatactataactATATGTATCTATAAATAAGAGTgtagataaaaattacagGTGGGAAGAGAGCGCGATTTATTGATTTAGCTGCGGGTTTGAGAACACAATCGTAAGTAATGTAACCGATTTCCAGTGCGATAGATGTAAACAAAACACGCCTTACGATAGGTAAAAAAACAGTTCCAACGCCATACGACATTTTTCAACACAGTTTTAGTAATTTCACATAA harbors:
- a CDS encoding ATPase family associated with various cellular activities (AAA) family protein gives rise to the protein MSVKILENRLKTILEKRGLLWPPESFSKFHITCCKIEGEECEVVLIDDILEDLRESFYDYKRQKINILKNIINSILNQTIPDANMKKKRNINEDKANLGLSMDLDEPIINLNNTLTNNYKLTNTNTINNNKINGINGINPVNNPSNDKQNDLDEEELDYKFIPELDVKTKLKDVGGIDKIKGEIEDLVINPLKYPQLYKHLGVQPTKGVLLHGPPGSGKTKLAEAIAGEIGCPFFRVAATEIVTGMSGESENRLRSLFEQAKACAPSIIFLDELDSITPKRENTFREMEKRIVSQLGICMDSLQNHFVIVIGATNRQEYVDSMIRRNGRFDREISMGIPNQESRYDILQALSVNIKIADDVDFEEIANLTPGFVGADLQAVLRESAIHSISRLFKSYSIANTDMNDLMKNLYINREDFLIGINKVQPSSKREGFITIPDVTWSKIGALSFLKSELEKQIVFPIKYKKLYQRFGIGISAGILLYGPPGCGKTLLAKAISNECNANFISIKGPEILNKYVGESEKAIRLIFQRAATSSPCIIFFDEVDSLCSIRNDSNQVYERIVNQLLTEMDGIQNREYVYIIAATNRPDIIDPAILRPGRLEKLFYVPLPDEDDRVDILLKLTSDVPVDPLVNFKIIAQRTNGFSGADLASLCREASIIAIDEIRMSMSESSVSDYKLSAPENSVLKMEHFQKALLKVKPSVKQQQIDFYHNFRLKYS